The Clostridium sp. AWRP genome has a window encoding:
- a CDS encoding electron transfer flavoprotein subunit alpha/FixB family protein codes for MEKEYNGVLVFAEQKKGEIHKVSYELLGKARELAGKLGIPVYSALLGPCCIKAEELIYRGADKVFYVEDDIFNAPEETVYKTNLENLIKKIKPEICLIGATSLGRSLAPRLAASLETGLTADCTGLEIDEDGKLIQIRPAFSENILAHIKSDTYPQMSTVRYKEFNESKRDENRKGEIVKVDAVKPENELVKVIKELKSQEVNISDASVVVAAGKGLKKAEDMAMIKELADLLSGVVGASREIVDDGFISKDFQVGYSGNRVKPKLYIACGISGAPQHLAGMKESDFIVAINTDPSAPIFNVADYGIVDDMYKVVPDLINKIKQGSLETLSC; via the coding sequence ATGGAAAAGGAATATAATGGAGTTTTAGTATTTGCAGAACAGAAAAAAGGGGAAATCCATAAAGTAAGTTATGAACTTCTTGGAAAAGCTAGGGAACTTGCAGGTAAGTTAGGTATACCTGTGTACAGTGCACTTTTAGGACCTTGTTGTATTAAAGCTGAGGAACTTATATACAGGGGTGCAGATAAGGTATTTTATGTTGAAGATGATATATTTAATGCACCGGAAGAGACAGTTTATAAAACTAACCTGGAAAATTTGATTAAGAAAATTAAACCTGAAATTTGTTTAATAGGTGCAACAAGTCTTGGGAGATCACTGGCACCTAGGCTTGCAGCTTCTCTTGAAACAGGGCTTACGGCAGATTGTACGGGCCTTGAAATAGATGAAGATGGAAAACTTATACAAATAAGGCCTGCCTTTAGTGAGAATATATTGGCACATATAAAATCAGACACATATCCACAGATGTCCACAGTAAGATATAAGGAATTTAATGAAAGCAAGAGAGATGAAAATAGAAAAGGTGAAATTGTAAAAGTAGATGCAGTTAAGCCTGAAAATGAACTTGTAAAAGTTATAAAAGAATTGAAATCTCAGGAAGTAAACATCTCTGATGCAAGTGTTGTAGTCGCAGCAGGCAAAGGATTAAAGAAGGCAGAAGATATGGCTATGATAAAAGAACTTGCTGACTTACTTTCCGGTGTAGTAGGAGCTAGCAGGGAGATAGTTGATGATGGTTTTATATCTAAGGATTTTCAGGTAGGGTACAGTGGAAACAGGGTAAAACCTAAATTATATATAGCTTGTGGAATTTCAGGGGCTCCACAGCATTTGGCAGGAATGAAGGAATCAGACTTTATTGTTGCAATTAATACAGACCCATCAGCTCCAATATTTAATGTAGCTGACTATGGAATAGTAGATGATATGTACAAGGTAGTACCTGATTTAATTAATAAAATAAAGCAGGGAAGTTTAGAAACTTTAAGTTGTTAA
- a CDS encoding [Fe-Fe] hydrogenase large subunit C-terminal domain-containing protein: MRDDYRNLFKSIIKSYYSGNFEEEVMSFLLESKIDKQELCKIISTLCGTNVDYSSNFIENLKKAIKSYKQDGKVINKVKDCSMECMDEKGEILCQKTCPFDAISIDNNKNCAYIDKEKCTDCGFCVDVCPTGGIMDKVQFIPLFDILKSKSPVVAIVAPAIIGQFGEDVTMDQLRTAFKKLGFTDMIEVAFFADMLTLKESIEFDNHVKNEKDFMITSCCCPMWVAMVKKVYSNLVKHVSPSVSPMVAGGRVLKKLSPYCKVVFIGPCIAKKSEAKEGDIKGAIDFVLTFEELRDIFDAFHIVPSKLEGDFSSKYSSRGGRLYARTGGVSIAVSEAVERIFPEKHKLFSAIQANGIRECKEMLTKVQNGEIKANFIEGMGCIGGCVGGPKAIVLKDEGRDRVNKFAQDSEIKVAVDSECMHGVLHALNIHSIDDFKDEKKIELLERKF, from the coding sequence TTGAGAGATGATTATAGGAATCTATTTAAATCCATAATAAAGTCATATTATAGCGGAAATTTTGAAGAAGAAGTGATGTCGTTTTTATTAGAGTCTAAAATAGATAAACAAGAATTGTGTAAGATTATATCTACATTGTGCGGCACTAATGTAGATTACAGTTCTAACTTTATAGAAAATTTGAAAAAAGCAATAAAGTCTTATAAACAAGATGGTAAAGTAATCAATAAAGTTAAAGACTGTTCCATGGAATGTATGGATGAAAAAGGTGAGATATTATGTCAAAAAACATGCCCTTTTGATGCAATTTCTATAGACAATAACAAAAATTGTGCTTACATAGATAAAGAAAAGTGTACTGATTGTGGTTTTTGTGTAGATGTTTGTCCTACTGGGGGAATAATGGATAAAGTTCAGTTCATTCCTCTTTTCGATATTTTAAAAAGCAAATCTCCAGTTGTGGCTATAGTGGCTCCTGCCATAATAGGACAGTTTGGGGAGGATGTTACTATGGATCAACTTAGGACTGCTTTTAAAAAACTGGGATTTACTGATATGATTGAAGTGGCATTTTTTGCAGATATGCTTACTTTAAAGGAATCTATTGAATTTGACAATCATGTAAAAAATGAAAAAGATTTTATGATAACTTCCTGCTGCTGTCCTATGTGGGTGGCTATGGTAAAAAAGGTATACAGTAATTTGGTTAAACACGTATCTCCTTCTGTATCTCCAATGGTTGCAGGAGGAAGAGTACTTAAAAAGTTAAGTCCTTACTGCAAGGTAGTGTTTATAGGTCCATGTATTGCTAAAAAATCTGAAGCAAAGGAAGGAGACATAAAAGGAGCAATAGATTTTGTACTTACTTTTGAAGAATTAAGAGATATATTTGATGCTTTTCATATAGTTCCATCTAAACTTGAAGGAGATTTTTCCTCTAAATATTCTTCTAGAGGGGGAAGATTATATGCCCGTACAGGTGGAGTTTCTATTGCAGTAAGCGAAGCTGTGGAAAGAATTTTTCCTGAAAAGCATAAACTATTTAGTGCAATTCAGGCAAATGGCATTAGAGAATGTAAAGAAATGCTTACCAAGGTGCAAAATGGAGAGATAAAAGCTAATTTTATTGAAGGAATGGGCTGCATTGGTGGATGTGTAGGTGGTCCCAAAGCAATTGTACTTAAGGATGAAGGTAGGGATCGAGTAAATAAATTTGCACAAGATTCTGAAATAAAAGTTGCTGTAGATAGTGAATGTATGCATGGAGTATTACATGCTTTGAATATACATTCTATAGATGATTTTAAGGATGAGAAAAAAATAGAATTATTGGAACGAAAATTTTAA
- a CDS encoding exonuclease SbcCD subunit D: MRILHTSDWHLGKNLEGHSRMDEQEAFLKDFVHIVSDNNVDLIIIAGDIYDSPNPPARAEKMFYDTLKKLSSNGERVTLVIAGNHDNPDRLVAAGPLARDHGIIMVGTPKSVVPIGNYGRHTVVNSGEGFIEIHINEEKAVILTVPFPSEKRLNEVLYGDMDEEEERAKSYGDRIKALFSKLSENYREDTINIVVSHLFTMGSEESGSERNAQLGGSFIVDSSCFPQNAQYIALGHIHKPQIVPSTEKRARYSGSPLEYNKKEINFKKKCFIIDIKAGEKCTVNDIEFKTYKPIEVWKCKNIQDAIEKCEENKDRNCWVYLEITTDRYIREDEIKIMKTTKKDIIEIMPKIVEKSNDNFDISSFSQKSFKDVFKEFYLKERKVEPQEELVNMLLSVVEGDENNEAN; the protein is encoded by the coding sequence ATGAGAATTTTGCATACTTCTGATTGGCATTTGGGAAAAAATCTAGAGGGACATAGTCGTATGGATGAGCAGGAGGCTTTCCTCAAAGATTTTGTACATATAGTTTCGGATAACAATGTGGATTTAATAATTATTGCAGGAGACATTTATGATAGTCCTAATCCACCTGCAAGGGCGGAAAAAATGTTTTATGATACGCTAAAAAAACTGTCTTCAAATGGGGAGAGAGTGACCTTGGTTATAGCAGGCAATCATGATAATCCTGACAGGTTAGTAGCAGCAGGACCTTTAGCCAGAGATCATGGAATTATAATGGTAGGTACACCAAAATCTGTAGTGCCTATAGGAAATTATGGTAGACATACAGTTGTGAATTCGGGAGAAGGATTTATTGAAATTCATATAAATGAAGAAAAAGCTGTCATACTTACAGTTCCTTTTCCAAGTGAAAAGAGGTTAAATGAAGTTTTGTACGGAGATATGGATGAGGAAGAGGAAAGGGCTAAGTCCTATGGTGATAGAATAAAGGCATTGTTTAGTAAATTAAGTGAAAATTATAGAGAGGATACTATAAATATAGTAGTATCTCATTTATTTACTATGGGTAGTGAAGAATCAGGCTCAGAGAGAAATGCCCAGCTTGGAGGAAGCTTTATTGTAGATTCAAGTTGTTTTCCTCAAAATGCTCAGTATATTGCACTTGGTCACATACATAAACCTCAAATAGTACCATCTACGGAAAAGAGGGCTAGGTATTCGGGATCTCCTTTAGAATACAATAAAAAAGAAATTAATTTTAAAAAGAAATGCTTTATTATAGATATAAAAGCAGGAGAAAAGTGTACAGTAAATGATATAGAATTTAAAACGTATAAACCCATAGAGGTGTGGAAGTGTAAAAATATTCAGGATGCAATAGAAAAATGTGAAGAAAACAAGGATAGGAATTGCTGGGTCTATTTGGAGATAACTACGGACAGGTATATAAGAGAAGATGAAATAAAAATAATGAAAACTACTAAAAAAGATATAATTGAAATCATGCCTAAAATAGTTGAAAAAAGTAATGATAATTTTGACATAAGTAGTTTTTCACAGAAATCCTTTAAGGATGTTTTTAAAGAGTTTTATTTAAAAGAGAGAAAAGTAGAACCTCAGGAAGAATTAGTAAATATGTTATTGTCTGTTGTGGAAGGTGATGAAAATAATGAGGCCAATTAG
- a CDS encoding FAD-binding oxidoreductase, whose amino-acid sequence MNTNLIKNSPEKVVESLRKVVGNDWVTNNLSQMQGYLYDETETLLRPEACKDCVVVKPASSEEISEVLKYANKEVLPVIVRGGGTGVVAGAIPTQPSIILSLERLNKVVEFDEKNLMITLESGATLSQLLEELNKNGKLFFPVHPGDEGAQVGGMVAANAGGTRAVKHGIMRNHVKALEVVLATGEIITLGGKLLKNNMGYDLLQLMIGSEGTLGIITKVTLRLYARSKYNGTLLVSFNSQRDACDAVPEILQEGITPLAIEYMDRVISEKSAEQLGTTWPAAKGSVDLMFILDECSEDDLYSNSEKLVEICEKHGSVDSIVAETEKDQRHLLQIRSNAYGPYKDNIADIMDVAVPPSSVPDFFDDVKRLTKEYGNEIVSLGHIGDGNIHNFIMGDNGRLPANYEQLKEEIYKTAIKYGGTITAEHGTGKTRKKHMPLQFSQAEINIMENIKRAFDPNSILSPGNIVD is encoded by the coding sequence ATGAATACTAATTTAATAAAAAATTCACCAGAAAAAGTAGTTGAAAGTTTAAGAAAAGTTGTAGGAAATGATTGGGTTACTAACAATTTATCTCAAATGCAGGGTTATCTTTATGATGAGACTGAAACATTACTTCGTCCAGAAGCATGCAAAGATTGTGTGGTAGTTAAACCAGCTTCATCTGAGGAGATATCAGAAGTGTTAAAGTATGCAAATAAGGAAGTATTGCCTGTAATCGTCAGGGGCGGCGGTACAGGAGTAGTTGCTGGAGCAATACCAACACAGCCAAGCATTATTTTATCCTTGGAGAGATTAAATAAGGTTGTTGAATTTGACGAAAAGAATCTTATGATTACTTTAGAATCTGGAGCAACACTGTCTCAACTACTTGAAGAATTAAATAAGAATGGCAAATTATTTTTTCCTGTACATCCGGGAGATGAAGGTGCACAAGTGGGAGGAATGGTTGCAGCAAATGCAGGTGGTACAAGGGCTGTAAAGCATGGAATTATGAGAAATCATGTTAAAGCGTTGGAAGTAGTTCTTGCCACAGGAGAGATAATTACTTTAGGTGGCAAATTACTAAAAAATAATATGGGTTATGATCTGCTTCAACTTATGATAGGAAGTGAAGGAACTCTTGGCATTATTACAAAAGTAACACTTAGATTATATGCAAGAAGTAAATACAATGGAACATTACTGGTTTCATTTAACAGCCAGAGAGATGCCTGTGATGCAGTACCTGAAATACTGCAAGAGGGAATCACACCTCTTGCCATTGAATACATGGATAGAGTAATATCTGAAAAATCAGCAGAGCAGCTTGGAACTACCTGGCCTGCAGCTAAAGGTTCTGTAGATTTGATGTTCATATTGGACGAATGCAGTGAAGATGATTTGTATTCTAATAGTGAAAAACTTGTAGAAATATGTGAAAAACATGGTTCTGTAGATAGCATTGTAGCGGAAACTGAAAAGGATCAGAGACATCTTTTGCAGATAAGAAGTAATGCATATGGTCCTTATAAAGATAATATAGCAGATATTATGGATGTAGCTGTACCACCGTCTTCTGTACCTGATTTCTTTGATGATGTAAAAAGGTTAACTAAAGAGTATGGTAATGAAATTGTATCTCTTGGTCATATAGGAGATGGAAATATTCATAACTTTATCATGGGTGACAATGGCAGACTCCCTGCTAATTATGAGCAGCTTAAAGAAGAGATATACAAGACTGCAATAAAGTATGGTGGAACAATAACAGCAGAGCATGGTACAGGAAAGACTAGAAAGAAGCATATGCCTCTTCAGTTTAGTCAGGCTGAAATAAATATCATGGAGAATATTAAAAGAGCTTTTGACCCAAATAGTATTTTAAGTCCTGGAAATATAGTTGATTAA
- a CDS encoding DUF2334 domain-containing protein, which translates to MGTIIFKDSIINVKGSSSYKNFSLDIFNLKKTPINLIYENKKIKIDLPIGVKNNIYYIPVNEIVSNLDGKFSVKHRKAELNFLSTRSLIDTKGTTYKINGTTYKLRHKTFLKQNILYISLFDFTNMFNLKTYWNEKSSEICFYKNKDIVTLSTTPIKKKAALLRLEDISAGGLYNSHETLEKLRIVTDYLYGKGTIFYVAWVPRYIDPSMNIDNNLLGKNNMFNADFVFTLDYMINKNGILGLHGYTHQYGNAKSIDAIEFHRSKKDNIPASAEYAKDRINKAIQTAKALDINCDFFEAPHYAILPEQMKVVEKSFNYMYEPYSINGGFTESKHIVKFENSHRKAVYIPTPLGYVDGKNYCRNMLNKIRELNDNTVASLFYHPYIEFDYINLSTEKNGYPTYTYSTNSPLHQIVEVLNKKGYNFNSIDNLLRSK; encoded by the coding sequence TTGGGTACGATAATTTTTAAAGACAGTATAATTAATGTAAAAGGCAGCTCCAGCTATAAAAATTTTTCACTAGACATCTTCAACTTAAAAAAAACACCTATAAACTTAATTTATGAAAATAAAAAGATTAAGATTGACTTACCTATAGGTGTAAAAAACAACATATATTATATACCTGTAAATGAAATAGTATCCAATTTAGATGGAAAATTTTCAGTAAAACATAGAAAAGCTGAATTAAATTTTCTCTCAACACGCTCTCTTATCGATACTAAAGGAACTACTTATAAAATAAATGGAACAACATATAAGTTAAGGCACAAAACGTTTTTAAAACAAAATATTTTATATATATCCCTATTTGATTTTACAAATATGTTTAATTTAAAAACTTATTGGAATGAAAAAAGTTCAGAAATATGCTTTTATAAAAATAAGGATATAGTTACATTAAGTACAACCCCTATAAAGAAAAAAGCAGCTTTACTGAGATTAGAGGACATTTCTGCCGGAGGGCTTTACAATTCCCATGAAACCTTAGAGAAATTGAGGATAGTAACTGATTATTTATATGGTAAAGGAACAATATTTTACGTTGCCTGGGTTCCAAGATATATTGACCCTTCCATGAATATAGACAACAATTTATTGGGAAAAAATAATATGTTTAATGCTGATTTTGTATTCACATTAGACTACATGATAAATAAAAATGGTATTTTAGGACTTCATGGATACACCCATCAATATGGAAATGCAAAAAGCATTGACGCAATAGAATTTCACCGAAGTAAAAAAGATAACATTCCAGCAAGTGCTGAATATGCTAAGGATAGAATTAATAAGGCTATACAGACAGCAAAGGCATTGGATATAAATTGTGATTTTTTCGAAGCACCCCATTATGCCATACTACCCGAACAAATGAAAGTAGTGGAAAAATCCTTCAATTATATGTATGAACCTTATTCAATAAATGGAGGTTTTACAGAATCCAAACATATTGTAAAGTTTGAAAACAGTCACAGAAAAGCTGTTTACATTCCAACTCCATTAGGATATGTAGATGGTAAAAATTATTGTAGAAATATGTTGAATAAAATAAGGGAACTAAATGACAATACGGTTGCAAGTTTATTCTACCACCCCTACATTGAGTTTGATTATATAAATCTTTCAACAGAGAAAAATGGATACCCAACTTACACTTATTCAACCAATTCACCACTGCACCAGATAGTAGAAGTACTTAATAAAAAGGGATATAACTTTAATAGTATAGATAATTTATTAAGAAGCAAATAA
- a CDS encoding AAA family ATPase: MRPIRLKIKGLNSFIESQCIDFRKLTQRGLFGIFGPTGSGKSTILDGMTLALYGETSRKSSNYININCNTLSVSFEFQISGRNVKKYRVEREFKRDNKTGSPRSKLAKIVDVTDDVEKILEEGARNVTEKCEDVIGLRLEDFTRTVVLPQGKFSEFLRLEGKDRRNMLERLFNLQEYGYELSEKLSKKIGREKDKANLIEGELKGYENINEKILEEKKKVLCGLNRNYDKCQSELVDSQNEFNKGRELWNLQEELKHQLIEQGKLKKNEAYIDEIQQKVLLGESAAKVKPYVDEYEDTLSKIRSVEKELLILNDTMTSIKNNKDEIESKLENAKNKRNNELPDLKIKEQKAIEAIEEKSVLNILIHDKEKLEKNIAVLKQDLQANSKAIEKSEAEISRINSQIKDSENKMQALKISEEYKKKVNEGIVILNNLESIGEQKKSTARDMESLKSSIETEEKKSEILAKKNNEKSNLLEDNNKLLNNLIENCPGDQNSLLTLQKSLTDVRDKWTKYYEYEGDLHSSTTLIEKLKIELQNMKSEKDNLENEIEEIDKKVKKIEAENLAHTLRKSLVEGEPCPVCGSVHHVVENVIILDSSNLKEIKLDLDAKIQKSNKLNNEIVKIDTNIKVQKENAADRQKKIKELGENFKAFPLKNLESKFNNLKKAVDEFNNKKIALENKIKILNQDKSVIEIEYSKSVTRKVENRSQLQKLQESFQKIDQKYAKVNKKYELLKQELGICNFKEKNEEILEKEKSRTLLENVIKNIRKNLEIEQRKKESLNEKLMTLQTQLSKNSATFVEKNKSILEKENSIKDKACGREDLENLKREISGNIKKIEYEYEKIEKNNKKIEKQYNECSSSIIAAQKNLVSLNERCTDDLENLKKALLEEKIENMVEAKNNYMSKDKIEELKIKIEQYRNASVKIIGTIENLNTKIGDRSLSEDRWIEIQSTRDKNTETLEKLKKDKIELEREVKDIDEKIGQLTKLLNKKQKLEHELSLLDDLDKLFKGKKFVEFVAQNQLKYISIEADKRLKEITCGNYGLEVDKDGRFIIRDYKNGGAQRDASTLSGGETFVTSLALALALSAQIQLKGSAPLELFFLDEGFGTLDDNLLEVVMDSLEKIHNDRLSIGIISHLESIKDRMPVKLIVAPAEAGMGGSKVKIEIN, translated from the coding sequence ATGAGGCCAATTAGACTTAAAATAAAAGGGTTAAACAGTTTTATAGAATCACAATGTATAGATTTTAGGAAATTGACCCAAAGAGGTTTGTTTGGAATATTTGGGCCTACGGGAAGTGGAAAATCAACCATACTTGACGGTATGACGCTGGCCTTATATGGTGAAACATCCAGAAAAAGTTCAAATTACATCAATATAAATTGTAATACTTTAAGCGTTAGTTTTGAATTCCAGATATCTGGAAGAAATGTAAAAAAATACAGAGTTGAAAGAGAATTTAAAAGAGACAATAAAACAGGTAGCCCTAGAAGTAAGTTAGCTAAAATAGTAGATGTTACAGATGATGTAGAAAAGATATTAGAAGAAGGGGCTAGAAATGTAACTGAAAAATGTGAGGATGTTATTGGTCTTAGGCTAGAAGATTTTACAAGGACTGTAGTTTTACCCCAGGGCAAATTTAGTGAATTTTTAAGGCTTGAGGGAAAAGACAGAAGAAATATGCTTGAAAGACTTTTTAACCTTCAAGAATATGGTTATGAGCTTTCTGAAAAATTGTCAAAGAAGATTGGCAGGGAAAAAGATAAGGCAAATTTAATTGAAGGCGAGCTAAAGGGTTATGAAAATATAAATGAGAAAATTTTGGAGGAGAAGAAAAAGGTACTTTGTGGATTAAATAGAAATTATGATAAGTGTCAAAGTGAACTAGTTGATTCGCAAAATGAATTTAATAAGGGTAGAGAACTGTGGAATCTTCAAGAAGAGTTAAAACATCAATTGATAGAGCAGGGGAAGCTTAAGAAAAATGAAGCATACATAGATGAAATTCAGCAAAAAGTTTTATTAGGGGAAAGTGCAGCAAAGGTAAAACCTTATGTTGATGAATATGAAGATACACTTTCAAAAATTAGAAGTGTAGAAAAAGAACTTTTGATTTTAAATGATACTATGACATCTATAAAAAATAATAAAGATGAAATAGAAAGTAAATTAGAAAATGCAAAAAATAAAAGAAATAATGAATTGCCTGATTTAAAAATAAAGGAACAAAAGGCTATTGAGGCAATAGAAGAAAAGTCAGTTTTAAATATATTGATTCATGATAAAGAAAAATTAGAAAAAAATATTGCAGTTTTAAAACAAGATTTACAGGCTAATAGTAAGGCTATAGAAAAAAGTGAGGCAGAGATTAGTAGAATAAACTCTCAGATAAAAGATAGTGAAAATAAAATGCAGGCTTTGAAAATTTCTGAAGAGTATAAGAAAAAAGTTAATGAAGGCATAGTGATTTTGAACAACCTTGAAAGTATTGGTGAACAGAAAAAAAGTACGGCTAGAGATATGGAAAGCTTGAAGTCAAGTATTGAAACTGAAGAAAAGAAAAGTGAAATACTAGCTAAAAAAAATAATGAAAAATCTAATTTATTAGAAGATAACAATAAGTTATTGAATAATTTAATAGAGAACTGTCCGGGGGATCAAAACTCACTTTTAACTTTGCAGAAAAGTTTAACAGATGTAAGAGACAAATGGACTAAATATTATGAATATGAAGGTGATTTACACAGCAGCACTACTTTAATAGAAAAACTTAAAATTGAGCTTCAAAACATGAAAAGTGAAAAAGATAATTTGGAAAATGAAATTGAAGAAATAGATAAAAAAGTAAAAAAGATTGAAGCTGAAAATTTGGCACATACATTGAGGAAATCTTTAGTAGAAGGAGAGCCCTGTCCTGTATGTGGATCAGTTCATCATGTTGTAGAAAATGTTATAATTTTAGATTCAAGTAATTTGAAAGAGATAAAACTTGATTTGGATGCAAAAATTCAAAAAAGTAATAAATTAAATAATGAAATAGTGAAAATAGATACGAATATTAAAGTACAAAAAGAAAACGCAGCAGATAGACAGAAAAAAATAAAAGAATTAGGTGAGAATTTTAAAGCATTTCCTTTAAAAAATCTTGAAAGTAAGTTTAATAATTTAAAGAAAGCTGTGGATGAATTCAATAATAAAAAAATAGCTCTGGAAAATAAGATTAAAATTTTAAATCAAGATAAAAGTGTCATAGAAATTGAGTACAGTAAATCAGTTACGAGAAAGGTAGAAAACAGGTCTCAGCTTCAAAAGTTACAGGAAAGCTTTCAGAAAATAGACCAGAAGTATGCAAAAGTAAATAAAAAATATGAATTGTTGAAACAAGAACTTGGTATTTGCAATTTTAAAGAAAAGAATGAGGAAATACTTGAAAAGGAGAAAAGTAGAACATTACTTGAAAATGTTATAAAAAATATAAGAAAAAATTTAGAAATTGAGCAAAGAAAAAAAGAGAGCTTAAATGAAAAATTAATGACTTTACAGACCCAGTTAAGTAAAAACAGTGCTACCTTCGTAGAAAAAAATAAAAGCATACTAGAAAAAGAAAATAGTATAAAAGATAAAGCCTGTGGTAGGGAAGACTTAGAAAATTTAAAAAGAGAAATATCAGGTAACATAAAAAAAATAGAATATGAATATGAGAAAATAGAAAAAAACAACAAAAAAATAGAAAAGCAGTATAATGAATGCAGTAGCAGTATAATAGCAGCTCAGAAAAATTTAGTTAGCTTAAATGAGAGGTGTACAGATGACCTGGAAAATTTAAAAAAGGCCCTGTTAGAAGAAAAAATTGAAAATATGGTTGAGGCTAAAAATAACTATATGTCTAAAGATAAAATTGAGGAACTTAAGATTAAAATAGAACAATATAGAAATGCAAGTGTTAAAATAATTGGTACTATAGAAAATCTTAATACAAAAATAGGTGACAGGAGTTTAAGCGAAGACAGATGGATTGAAATACAAAGTACTAGGGATAAAAATACTGAAACTTTAGAAAAATTAAAAAAAGATAAAATAGAGCTTGAAAGGGAAGTTAAAGATATAGACGAAAAAATAGGTCAGCTTACAAAACTTTTAAATAAAAAACAGAAACTAGAACATGAATTAAGTCTTTTAGATGATCTGGATAAACTGTTCAAAGGAAAAAAATTTGTGGAATTTGTAGCACAGAATCAGCTGAAATATATATCCATAGAAGCAGACAAGAGGTTAAAGGAGATTACCTGTGGAAATTATGGGTTGGAAGTTGATAAGGATGGCAGATTCATTATAAGGGATTATAAAAATGGTGGAGCACAAAGAGATGCATCTACTTTATCTGGGGGAGAGACTTTTGTAACATCACTGGCACTGGCACTGGCACTATCCGCCCAAATACAATTAAAAGGAAGTGCGCCGCTAGAATTATTTTTCCTGGATGAAGGTTTTGGAACTCTTGATGATAACCTCCTGGAGGTGGTTATGGATTCCCTGGAGAAAATTCATAATGATAGGTTGTCCATAGGTATAATAAGCCATCTTGAATCAATTAAAGATAGGATGCCTGTAAAGCTTATAGTTGCTCCTGCAGAGGCAGGAATGGGTGGAAGTAAAGTTAAAATAGAAATAAATTAA
- a CDS encoding electron transfer flavoprotein subunit beta/FixA family protein, with translation MNIVVLIKQVPDMEKVKFDREKGVVDRKSAGVEINPFDLNALEAAVQISEKIDAKVTVVSMGPPSADKALRECIARGANEGILISDVKFGGSDTKATSSILASAIKKIGSCDLVIAGEKTVDGDTGQVGPEVAEFLDVPHASYVSKITDASDDKIEVWSEIWEGTYLKSVKLPALITVTKDINEPRLPTFKNKMKARKAEIQTLKFEDLKEYTDVDKVGFKGSPTKVKKIEVPKIQKRQGKIYREADAAKAEDELVDIFRKKKILEA, from the coding sequence ATGAATATTGTAGTTTTAATTAAACAGGTTCCTGATATGGAAAAAGTAAAATTTGATAGAGAAAAGGGAGTAGTGGATCGTAAATCTGCAGGTGTAGAGATCAATCCATTTGATCTAAATGCACTGGAAGCAGCAGTACAAATAAGTGAAAAAATTGACGCTAAGGTTACAGTAGTAAGCATGGGGCCTCCAAGTGCAGATAAGGCATTAAGGGAATGCATTGCAAGAGGTGCTAATGAAGGAATTCTTATAAGCGATGTAAAATTTGGAGGATCAGATACTAAAGCCACATCATCTATACTTGCAAGTGCAATAAAAAAAATAGGCAGCTGCGATTTGGTAATTGCTGGAGAAAAAACTGTAGATGGAGATACAGGTCAGGTTGGACCTGAAGTTGCAGAATTTTTGGATGTACCTCATGCAAGTTATGTAAGTAAGATTACAGATGCAAGTGATGATAAAATTGAAGTTTGGTCTGAAATATGGGAAGGAACTTATTTAAAAAGTGTAAAGTTACCAGCTTTAATTACAGTTACTAAAGATATAAATGAACCAAGGCTTCCGACTTTTAAAAATAAAATGAAAGCTAGAAAGGCAGAAATACAGACTTTAAAATTTGAAGATTTGAAGGAATACACAGATGTTGATAAAGTTGGCTTTAAAGGATCACCTACAAAGGTTAAAAAGATAGAAGTGCCAAAAATACAGAAAAGACAGGGAAAAATTTATAGAGAAGCGGATGCAGCTAAGGCAGAAGATGAACTTGTAGATATATTTAGAAAAAAGAAAATTTTGGAGGCATAA